From the Bernardetia sp. genome, the window ACTACCTCACGCAAGAGTCAGCGTCGAACTCGTATTAGACGTAGTATTCGTAAAAAATTAGCGGGAACAGCCGAAAGACCACGTCTTTCTGTATTTCGCAGCAACAAATATATTTATACCCAGCTCATCGACGATGTAAATGGGCGTACCCTTGTGAGTGCTTCTCTCAAAGATATTGATGCTGAGAAACATATCAACCAAGAACTATCAAAGCAAGTAGGTTCAAAACTTGCTGAGCGTGCTAAAGAAAAAGGTATCGATAAAGTAGTTTTTGACAGAAATGGTTTCTTATATCACGGAAATATCAAAGCAGTAGCAGAAGGCGCACGAGAAGGTGGACTTCAATTCTAAACACTTTGCAACCGACCTCATAAATTATGGCAGCAAACGTAAATACCGTTAAAGCAAGCGAAATAGAACTAAAAGAAAAAGTAGTTACTATCAATCGTGTAGCAAAAGTAGTAAAAGGTGGTCGTCGTTTCAGCTTTGCAGCATTAGTTGTAGTTGGCGATGGCAACGGTGTAGCAGGTTACGGTCTTGGTAAAGCCAATGAAGTAACAGATGCTATTCAAAAAGGTATAGAAGACGCTAAGAAAAACTTAGTGAAAGTACCAATTATCAAAAATACGATACCACATCCTATTATTGGTAAATTTGGCGCAGCTAAAGTAATGCTCAAACCTGCAACGCCAGGTACTGGAGTTATTGCTGGTGGTGGTGCAAGAGCCGTATTGGAAGCAATCGGTATCGAAAACGTACTTGCTAAGTCTCAAGGCTCAAATAACCCAGGAAACGTAGTTCGTGCTACATTTGATGCATTATTGCGTATGCGTGATGCAAAAGCAGTAGCAGAGCAGCGTGGTGTTAATCTTACCAA encodes:
- the rpsE gene encoding 30S ribosomal protein S5 — protein: MAANVNTVKASEIELKEKVVTINRVAKVVKGGRRFSFAALVVVGDGNGVAGYGLGKANEVTDAIQKGIEDAKKNLVKVPIIKNTIPHPIIGKFGAAKVMLKPATPGTGVIAGGGARAVLEAIGIENVLAKSQGSNNPGNVVRATFDALLRMRDAKAVAEQRGVNLTKVFNG
- the rplR gene encoding 50S ribosomal protein L18: MATTSRKSQRRTRIRRSIRKKLAGTAERPRLSVFRSNKYIYTQLIDDVNGRTLVSASLKDIDAEKHINQELSKQVGSKLAERAKEKGIDKVVFDRNGFLYHGNIKAVAEGAREGGLQF